The proteins below come from a single Nitrospira sp. genomic window:
- a CDS encoding type II toxin-antitoxin system RelE/ParE family toxin has translation MIRSFRHKGLQLLFEQDDGRKLKADQLDRLRLILSALNAAESVEDMNQPTFRLHPLKGDRKGSWAVTVRANWRVTFRFSQGHTHDIDLEDYH, from the coding sequence GTGATTCGAAGCTTCCGGCATAAGGGCTTGCAGCTTCTGTTCGAGCAGGACGATGGGAGGAAGCTCAAAGCTGATCAGCTCGATCGGCTGCGGTTGATCCTCTCGGCGCTCAACGCCGCGGAAAGTGTAGAGGATATGAACCAGCCGACCTTTCGCCTGCATCCGTTGAAAGGAGATCGTAAGGGCTCTTGGGCCGTCACCGTTCGCGCGAACTGGCGGGTCACCTTTCGGTTCAGTCAAGGGCATACGCACGATATAGATTTAGAGGACTATCATTGA
- a CDS encoding ABC transporter permease, whose amino-acid sequence MPTFVWLTIVTALRILQRNRLRAGLTMLGIIIGVGAVIAMVSIGEGAKLAVQKQIASMGANSILIWPNYSLISGVRGGQGAVVTLTVADAIDLKKKIPLLTEAGWSRSGSMQVMNGGRNWSTTVIGASPSALTVRDWAYSSGGPFTQTDMDTAARVALIGQTVVDNLFEPGEEPVGAILRLKNVPIRVIGVLSPKGQSPSGSDQDDVVIIPFSTAERKVLGTSFLGTVSGVHVATDRTEDVFEAVEQIREVLRSRHRLQGDRPDDFLIRTQIDVAKVQEGTSETLTGMLLAIASVSLLVGGIGIMNILLVSVTERTREIGIRMAVGAKRLHIMMQFLIEAMTLSMVGGGIGVLLGVTAARLTSIIAGWPTIISGQTIVTAFGFSLVVGLFFGLYPANKAARLNPIEALRYE is encoded by the coding sequence GTGCCGACGTTTGTGTGGCTGACCATCGTGACCGCACTCCGAATCTTGCAGCGAAACCGCCTGCGCGCTGGTTTGACGATGTTGGGAATCATCATCGGAGTCGGTGCGGTCATTGCCATGGTGAGTATCGGGGAGGGGGCGAAACTCGCTGTGCAGAAGCAGATTGCCTCCATGGGAGCGAATAGTATCCTCATTTGGCCGAATTATTCGCTGATCAGTGGCGTGCGTGGGGGGCAAGGTGCCGTGGTCACCTTAACAGTGGCCGATGCCATTGATTTAAAAAAGAAGATTCCTCTGTTGACTGAAGCGGGTTGGTCTCGATCGGGCTCCATGCAGGTGATGAACGGAGGCCGTAATTGGAGTACAACAGTTATAGGGGCTTCGCCGAGTGCGTTGACCGTCAGAGACTGGGCCTACAGCAGCGGAGGTCCCTTCACCCAAACGGATATGGATACCGCTGCCCGTGTGGCGCTGATCGGTCAGACGGTGGTGGACAATCTCTTTGAGCCAGGAGAAGAGCCGGTTGGAGCGATTCTTCGTCTGAAAAATGTTCCCATCCGGGTCATCGGTGTGTTGAGTCCGAAAGGGCAGAGTCCTTCCGGCAGTGATCAAGACGATGTCGTGATTATTCCTTTCAGCACAGCGGAACGGAAGGTGTTGGGGACATCCTTCCTTGGAACCGTCAGCGGCGTCCATGTCGCTACCGATCGGACGGAGGATGTGTTTGAGGCGGTTGAACAAATACGGGAGGTGCTGAGATCACGCCATCGATTACAAGGAGATCGACCGGATGATTTCCTTATTCGTACCCAGATTGATGTGGCAAAAGTTCAAGAGGGGACGAGTGAGACATTGACGGGTATGTTGCTCGCCATTGCATCTGTCTCTCTTCTTGTCGGGGGCATCGGCATTATGAATATCCTGCTGGTGTCGGTGACCGAACGCACGAGAGAGATTGGAATACGGATGGCAGTTGGTGCCAAACGGCTCCACATCATGATGCAATTTCTAATTGAGGCCATGACGCTCAGTATGGTCGGGGGAGGAATCGGCGTGCTCTTGGGCGTGACCGCAGCAAGGCTGACGTCCATTATAGCCGGGTGGCCGACCATCATCTCAGGCCAGACAATCGTGACCGCGTTCGGTTTTTCCCTTGTGGTTGGTCTATTTTTTGGGCTCTATCCTGCCAACAAAGCAGCACGGCTGAATCCGATCGAGGCCTTGCGCTACGAGTAG
- a CDS encoding ABC transporter ATP-binding protein: protein MIPLIVCEDLWKVYRVGDVEVQALRGLSVTIHEGEFVAIMGTSGSGKSTLMNILGCLDQPSKGHYRLGGVEVEGLQPDQLAEIRNQKIGFVFQSFNLIPRTSALENAQLPLLYRGLPLKEQRRLAAAALERVGLTGREHHTPTQLSGGQQQRVAIARALVTSPSLLLADEPTGNLDTRSSDEIMAILEELNRDGITVILVTHEIDIAAHAAREIVIKDGQVLSDRTIQDRVD from the coding sequence GTACCGAGTCGGTGACGTCGAGGTGCAGGCATTACGGGGCCTGAGTGTGACGATCCACGAGGGGGAGTTTGTCGCCATTATGGGCACAAGTGGTTCAGGGAAGTCGACGTTGATGAATATTCTTGGGTGCCTGGATCAGCCGAGCAAGGGACACTATCGGTTAGGCGGTGTTGAGGTGGAGGGGTTGCAACCGGATCAGCTGGCAGAGATTCGGAATCAGAAAATCGGTTTTGTCTTTCAAAGTTTCAACCTTATTCCTCGAACCAGCGCGTTGGAAAACGCCCAATTGCCGCTCTTGTACCGAGGCCTGCCCTTAAAGGAACAGCGCAGGCTTGCCGCTGCAGCACTCGAACGGGTCGGACTGACGGGCCGTGAACATCATACCCCTACACAATTATCGGGTGGTCAACAACAACGAGTCGCGATCGCTCGGGCCCTGGTGACCTCACCATCGTTGTTACTCGCCGACGAACCGACGGGAAATCTTGATACACGATCAAGCGATGAAATCATGGCGATTCTTGAAGAGTTGAATCGTGATGGGATCACGGTCATTCTGGTGACGCATGAAATCGATATTGCCGCCCATGCTGCACGCGAAATCGTGATCAAGGACGGCCAAGTCCTCAGTGACCGTACCATTCAGGATCGGGTCGATTAG
- a CDS encoding JAB domain-containing protein, with translation MGFRTSLATNLTTGVCPFGLHSPVRLGCPQPSVLVRASIVRNERKRGTFHSHPSTDPTPSPEERTLTTRLREAGDLLGIRLLDHLFLGDDL, from the coding sequence GTGGGCTTTCGAACGAGTCTTGCGACGAATCTGACCACCGGTGTGTGCCCGTTCGGCCTCCATTCTCCAGTCCGGTTAGGCTGTCCTCAACCCAGCGTGCTCGTGCGTGCGTCGATTGTCAGGAATGAGCGCAAGCGCGGTACGTTTCATAGCCATCCCTCCACTGATCCCACGCCGAGCCCTGAGGAGCGGACGCTCACCACACGACTGCGGGAAGCGGGAGATTTGCTGGGTATCAGGCTGCTCGACCATCTCTTTCTCGGCGATGACCTGTAG
- a CDS encoding HigA family addiction module antidote protein, with protein MMMKNPVHPGKLVEANLEELGLSVAETAKAMKVTRQQLYNVIRGKSAVSPDMALRFEKAFGGSAAMWLGMQSAHDLAQARKEHRKVKIRRLAEHRLGVAS; from the coding sequence ATGATGATGAAGAATCCTGTCCACCCGGGGAAGTTGGTCGAAGCCAATCTCGAGGAACTGGGCCTGAGCGTGGCGGAAACCGCCAAGGCGATGAAGGTGACGCGACAACAGCTGTACAACGTCATCCGGGGAAAGAGTGCGGTCTCACCGGATATGGCCTTGCGGTTTGAAAAGGCGTTCGGCGGCAGCGCGGCGATGTGGTTGGGGATGCAGTCGGCCCATGATCTCGCACAGGCGCGGAAAGAACACAGGAAAGTCAAGATCCGACGGCTTGCAGAACATCGGCTAGGGGTTGCGTCGTAA
- a CDS encoding transposase, translating to AVRRRGIRAWMQWYTEDRPHQALGYRSPIQYRAQQSTRVA from the coding sequence GAGCTGTGAGGAGGCGCGGCATTCGGGCTTGGATGCAGTGGTATACCGAGGACCGACCGCATCAGGCGCTGGGGTATCGGAGCCCGATTCAATACCGGGCCCAACAATCAACTCGGGTCGCTTGA